One window from the genome of Leptospira johnsonii encodes:
- the lpxA gene encoding acyl-ACP--UDP-N-acetylglucosamine O-acyltransferase codes for MKIHPTAIVDSKAELHESVEVGAYTIIEKDVVIGEGTVIETGARIFAGTKLGKFNKVHHGAVIGVGPQDLGFDPSTPSKTIIGDNNTFKEYSNIHKGTKVDSPTIIGNRNYVMGNAHVGHDCILGDDNILTHGLVLAGHVTVGNKAFISGLVAVHQFCFVGDYAMIAGCSKVVQDVPPFATADGNPCTIIGLNTVGLKRGGFSPETRSAIKNAYKVIYHSGLNYRTALDQLEKESGHPPEVLQIIKFFRNSDRGVMNHR; via the coding sequence ATGAAAATTCACCCAACAGCCATCGTTGATTCGAAAGCGGAACTACACGAATCCGTCGAAGTCGGTGCATATACAATTATAGAAAAAGATGTGGTAATCGGCGAAGGAACCGTGATCGAGACCGGAGCCCGAATTTTCGCAGGTACTAAATTAGGTAAATTCAACAAAGTCCATCATGGAGCGGTGATCGGTGTAGGACCTCAGGATCTAGGTTTTGATCCTAGCACTCCGAGTAAAACAATCATCGGAGATAATAATACTTTTAAGGAATATTCCAATATTCATAAGGGAACCAAGGTGGATTCTCCTACTATTATTGGAAATAGGAACTATGTGATGGGAAATGCTCACGTAGGCCACGACTGTATTTTAGGAGATGATAATATTCTAACCCATGGTCTTGTTTTGGCAGGACACGTTACAGTCGGAAATAAGGCATTTATTTCAGGACTAGTTGCAGTTCACCAATTTTGTTTTGTGGGTGATTACGCGATGATAGCAGGTTGTTCTAAAGTAGTTCAGGACGTTCCTCCTTTTGCTACTGCTGATGGAAACCCTTGCACGATCATCGGTTTAAATACTGTGGGTCTGAAAAGAGGCGGATTCTCTCCTGAGACTAGATCCGCAATCAAGAATGCATACAAGGTGATCTATCATTCAGGTCTGAATTATAGAACCGCTTTGGATCAACTGGAGAAGGAATCAGGTCATCCTCCTGAAGTTCTGCAGATCATTAAGTTTTTCAGGAACAGTGATCGCGGGGTCATGAACCACAGATAA
- a CDS encoding M15 family metallopeptidase yields the protein MLFLFRCLVLVLIFGTFSLVSQTTDETYQGVSETSYLIGDFPKEKALISFTNPGDPRQFFLRKETKAAFLKLKEEYKKDHPQERQEPFLISAHRSFSEQKSIWEDKYSGKKKMREPVKDKTPSQIISLILEFSSAPGTSRHHWGTDIDINALENSYFEKGGRGEIFYNWMKKNAHRFGFCQPYSSKSERGGKGYNEEKWHWSYAPLSNKFQRAWVDAYKKGKLNFKGKFQGSDFLGDLPLEYVTSINPDCAKID from the coding sequence ATGCTATTCCTATTCCGATGTTTAGTACTTGTTCTGATTTTTGGTACCTTCTCCCTAGTTTCCCAAACGACAGACGAAACCTACCAAGGTGTTTCGGAAACTTCTTACCTAATCGGAGATTTTCCTAAAGAAAAAGCTCTAATATCTTTTACGAATCCTGGAGATCCAAGGCAGTTCTTCTTAAGGAAGGAAACCAAGGCCGCGTTCTTAAAATTAAAGGAAGAATATAAAAAGGATCATCCCCAAGAAAGGCAAGAGCCGTTTCTAATTTCAGCGCATAGATCTTTTTCAGAGCAAAAATCCATTTGGGAAGATAAGTATTCAGGCAAGAAGAAGATGAGAGAGCCGGTAAAAGACAAAACTCCTTCTCAGATCATTTCTTTAATCTTAGAATTCTCCAGTGCACCCGGAACTTCCCGCCATCATTGGGGAACAGACATTGATATCAACGCCTTGGAAAACTCCTATTTTGAAAAAGGAGGAAGAGGAGAAATATTCTATAATTGGATGAAGAAGAATGCTCACAGATTCGGATTCTGCCAGCCTTATTCATCCAAATCGGAAAGAGGTGGAAAAGGTTACAATGAAGAGAAATGGCATTGGTCTTACGCTCCTCTCTCGAATAAATTCCAAAGAGCCTGGGTAGATGCCTATAAAAAGGGAAAATTAAATTTTAAAGGAAAATTCCAGGGATCCGACTTTTTAGGAGACCTACCCCTGGAATATGTGACTTCTATCAATCCGGACTGTGCCAAGATAGATTAA